One region of Ferrimicrobium acidiphilum DSM 19497 genomic DNA includes:
- a CDS encoding DoxX family protein, producing the protein MGQGTKKFCRQLGRAMVASPLIYGGLGAAREPGMRHKALERSGLPASPGLVRFNGGAMVVGGVALALGIKPKLAAFGLATSITATTLVGHAFWREEDEAARKNQSIQFYKNAAILGGLLLEIVS; encoded by the coding sequence GTGGGTCAAGGAACAAAAAAATTCTGTCGTCAACTAGGGCGGGCGATGGTCGCATCCCCACTCATCTACGGTGGATTAGGGGCTGCCCGTGAGCCCGGCATGCGTCACAAGGCACTCGAGCGATCGGGTTTACCGGCCAGCCCAGGACTCGTTCGCTTCAACGGTGGGGCTATGGTCGTCGGCGGAGTTGCGCTCGCCCTCGGCATCAAGCCAAAGCTCGCGGCGTTCGGACTCGCGACTTCTATCACCGCAACAACTCTGGTTGGTCACGCCTTCTGGCGTGAGGAGGATGAGGCGGCGCGCAAGAACCAGAGTATTCAGTTCTACAAAAACGCGGCAATCCTCGGTGGGTTGCTTCTTGAGATTGTGAGTTAA